GCACCGTGCCGTTCCAGAAGGCCGTGCTCTGGCTCGACGACAAGGATCCTCGGCCGTTGCGCGTGCAGGTGATCGACGCGCAGGGTGTGGACCGGTCCATCACACTCACCTCGTGGACTCCCGGTGCGTCGATCGCCGCCGACGCGTTCCGCTTCACGGTGCCGAAGGGTGTGAAGGTGGCGGAGAGGCCATAGGTCGGCCTACCGTTTCCACACCACGTACCGACACGCATTCGCCGTCGGACCGCGATTGTCACGTCTGTCCTGTGTCCTGCGATCCGGACTGGCCGTCTCCAGCAATTCCACTTCGTTGGGATCGATGGTCCACAGCGGCGCCCAATCCGGACCGCCGTCTATGCGAGCGCAGGCATCGGGTGGCGGAGGCTCGGCCGTGAGGAACTGCACGATGCGACGCAGATCGGAACTGTTCAGTCGCTGGATATCCTGACGTCCGAATGTATTGAAGCGGAGACTGGCTTGTCGGAGAAGTCGCTGCTGGAGATCGAACAGTCTCGCCTGCCTCACGATTTCTTTCGGATCCCGTTCACGGATCGATCGAAGCCAGACGGTGACGGTGGTTCCTTCTGTCTGCAGCACATCCACACTGGCCAGATGACTGTAGTACTGCCGGTGCCCGATGCGGAGCACCTGCACCCCCGGCTTCGGCATCATCAGAAACTTCCCCGCCGAGTCGCTCCGGGCATACATCCCGGTTCCGAGCACCCGCACGTCCGCACCCTCCACCGGCGTTCCGTCGACGGCGGAATAGACATATCCGATGACTCCCCGCTGGCTCGCCGACGTGGTGATCGTCGGAAGGCGTTGTGTCGACAACGCCAGCGGCACTTCGAGGTTCTGCCGGAGTGTGGTCACTTCGACGCTGGTCGTCGCCTGGGCATAACCCAGTGCGCGCACCCGCAGCGTATATCTCGCCCCGATCGGCGCGGGAAGACGACATATGCCTTCCGCATCCGTTCGTACGTCCAGCGTGTCTTCCAGCCATGCGCAACCGGCGCCCGCCACGGCCATGCCCTGCGGATTCGTGACATGCACGGAAACAACGGCGCGCTCTGGTTGTAATCCGAGGATCGCAGCCATCGCTCCCAGGAACATCCATCTTAAATGCATGATCGCTCCGATGGTTTCCGAACTCCTCTGTTCCAAATATCCGATTTCAGATACCAAGCCCATCCATATCTTTCAGGGATTGCTAACGGTCTCAAGTATCAGCAGCCCCATCGCGCCTCTCGGGCGAGATACCCATCATAGTGAAAAACCGCCAAGTTCACCATTCAGCGTCGAGATATGGCCGGCGCAGAGTCAGTGAGAGCGTATGTTGTTAAGGCATATCTGGTCTGCACCCCGAATCCTGATCCAGCAGGACTCACAAAACGGCGGTAGCGTAGAGGCTGGCCCCACGCCCCCAGAGCGGGCGAAGGAGAACAGCGGATGCGGACCAGCAAGTACAGCCCGGAGCAGATCGCCCAGGCGCTCCGGCAGGCGGAGAGCGGCACGCCCATCGTGGAGATCTGCCGGAAACTCCAGGTGACGGAGCAGACGTTCTTTCGGTGGCGGAAGAAGTTCGGCGAGCTCGGGACACCGGAGATTCGCGAGCTCCGTCAGCTCCGGGACGAGAACCGGAAGCTCAAGCAGCTCGTCGCCGACTTGAGTCTCGACAAGACCATCCTGCAGGACTCCCTGCGAAAAAAATGGTGAGCCCAGCGCAGCGGCGGACGTGGGTGCGCTGGGTGCAGGAGGCCTATGCGGTGTCCGAGCGGGTCGCGTGCGATGCCGGTGGGGTGGCGCGGTCGAGCGTGCGCTAT
The nucleotide sequence above comes from Gemmatimonas aurantiaca. Encoded proteins:
- a CDS encoding carboxypeptidase regulatory-like domain-containing protein, which gives rise to MHVTNPQGMAVAGAGCAWLEDTLDVRTDAEGICRLPAPIGARYTLRVRALGYAQATTSVEVTTLRQNLEVPLALSTQRLPTITTSASQRGVIGYVYSAVDGTPVEGADVRVLGTGMYARSDSAGKFLMMPKPGVQVLRIGHRQYYSHLASVDVLQTEGTTVTVWLRSIRERDPKEIVRQARLFDLQQRLLRQASLRFNTFGRQDIQRLNSSDLRRIVQFLTAEPPPPDACARIDGGPDWAPLWTIDPNEVELLETASPDRRTQDRRDNRGPTANACRYVVWKR